Genomic window (Zingiber officinale cultivar Zhangliang chromosome 2B, Zo_v1.1, whole genome shotgun sequence):
gtaatattaaattaaatttttacgagaaaaattttattatagtaaTTAATGTTGAAATTTTTAAGTATCATCCTTGTATTATATTACTGTATCACTCTTATATTATATTACTATACGGGTCTAATGTATTTTtatctaatttaatttataaatttagcgTATTAATTTATGTgtatttatgtatatatataaaaaaaagtatGGTGGCGGATGActggtatatataaataaagtgattatctaaatGAGAAAGTTGTCCTGAAAGTTTGTCCGTCCGTCTATAAAAACGCATCTCCGGCGAAGGGGGAAATTGCGCTCTCCCGCTCCGGTCAGTGTCAGCTCGGCCTCCTCCCACACCGCCGCCCCAGTCGCATAAGCGCTTCTCTTGTCCTCGCGCCTCTCTTCTCAGCTCATGCGCACAAGTCCGCTACCAGAGGCCAACCCTTCTTCGCCGACCCACGCCGGCGCCGTGGAATTCTGCCCGCCCCAGTGCCCGCCTTCTACTCAGCCGAGACCTCATCTCCCTTCAGGCATGCAACAGGATTCCCTTGCCTTTTCTTTTCTTGGTTTTCCAGTGAAAGATTGGATTTTGTCTAGATTAGGGAGCTTCTGAGGTCGCCCAAGTCCGAGGTAATTACTTCTCAAAATTGAGTTTTTTTTCCTTCTGCTCATTTTATCCAAGCAGGATTGCGTTGTTTGATGTGGTGCTCTTCGATAGGATTCATAATTGCAATCGTCTCTGTTGGCGTATTTGAAGGCGACAATGTTCATGGGCATCATTTTGTTTTTATGCAGGCCATCGGCCGAATAGTTTGGGTGGTTTCCGACATCCCGTGGGATTATGCATGATATCGTCCAGGAAGAAGATTCCTCCTTGCGATCTTCGTCACTAAATCCTTGGCATTTCAGCTGAAGGAagttagacaacaagtagatcTTGGCATCAAGGGAAATGCAGACCAAATCCCGAGTTCAGGACTATTTTGACCAAATTCCTGACTCGTTGCTCCTTCTCATCTTCAACAAGCTCGCCGATGCCCGTTCCCTTGGCCGCTGCTCGGCTGTGTCTAAGCGCTTCAACTCCCTCGTTCCCCTTGTTCACGATCTGTTTGTCAAAATAGATCGAGTAGTGCCTGTTGATGGTGACTGTGATTTTGCAAGCCTTTCTTCACCTAAACCAAGCAACATCTTTGCCCATCTGTTAAAGCTCATACTACTCACCATCCTCAGACCATTTCATCACCTTCTGAGCACCAATGGTAGAAATAAACCTCTTTTCCCACAAGTCTCCCATCATTCCCCTTCTCGAGTCCTCAAGAATTTCACTCAAGTGCACAACCTGAGGATCGAACTACCTGCCGGTGATGTTGGAAAGGAGGATGGGGTCTTCTTGAAGTGGAGAGCCGAGTTTGGGAGCACCCTTCAGAACTGTATCGTATTGGGTGGAACTAGGATTGAACATGAATCTACTAGCTCAGTGAATTTGCAAGGGTCAGTGGAAGAAGACAATGGGAGCCTTCCAGAGTCCTTCTATACGAATGGAGGGTTAAAGCTACGTGTCATTTGGGCTATCAGCTCGTTGCTCGCTGCGTCGGCAAGGCATTATCTTCTCCATCAGATAGTCAAGGAGCACACAACATTGAGAAGCTTGGTGTTGACAGACGCGGATGGTCAGGGAACATTGACCATGGGAGTGGAGCAGCTGAAAGAGTTCAGAGAGAAGCAATTAGCACCCTCAGCATCATCGAATAGGACTCAGGTACCGGCAACAAAAATGAAGCTAAGATATGCTCCATACTTGGAGCTTCGTGAGAGAATGGGGGTGCAGGGAGCTACACTCATTGTCATCAAGCCTGTTGGAGAGGGCACTAGCTGTGGCTATAGTAGTAGCAAGAGGGAAATGGAGGCATTAAGCTGTGGCGCATTCGATGGGCCGTTTCAAGCTGCTGTTAAGGCATTAGCAAAGAGGCGAACATACTTGTTGGAGATGAATGGTTTTTAGACAATTTGATCTCTTTGCTTGCTTATCTTTCTATGGCTTGCACTAGTTCTACTGGAATGATATGTTGCTCCTCTGTTAAAACATTTTCGTACAGTAAGAACATCTGGTTCTGCGGTTTAGCGCGTAATATCGATCGATTATCAGGTGTGAATTGTCATCAAGTCATACAAATACATTGGCATATTGAGTTGAGTTGGGTACTCAAGTGAAGAAGTGGTTGTCCTTGTTACATGAAAATTGTTGTTGTCCTGGTTTTGACTTCCCCAAAAACCTCCATTTTCTTGGAGCCTGTTGCTCTTTCCGGTTTGCCAGACCAAGTTTATCTCCTGTTAGTCCTCAGTTTGTGATCTGTATAGTTGTTTAGTTCTTGCTACGAAAACATATGGATCGCCAATGATCTGATAGCTTGTAGTTGGAACAATTTGCAAAATTTATGATATTGTTAGACATGTAGCTGAACAATGCTGTTTCTGCTGTGATGATTTAGAGGGTGTTCATTTTCTACACATGAAAACTTGTAGATCATTTCATACCTGATAGATGGATAACCATTTTCTCTTCTTCGCATTGTGGAGCTGTGTTCGACAATTCGAAAGATCTTTGGACAGAAAAGCTTGATCTGGTTTCAGTAATGTGACTTATCACTTGTGCCAGAGTTGTTAGTGTGCACTAATCAAATCAGCCATTTGTTTCTCTTTGGATAAAgtattgaaggggagccttggcacaaTGATAAAATTGTTATTTTGTGATCAAAAAATCATGAGTTCGAATCCTATAAACAACCTCATAAGTTGCTATGGATGTACACGATAGCAGTGGGAGAAGACTCTCTACCTCCCAAATTAATTGGACAAAACTTGGATActtgaattattaaaaaataaagttaATGTTAGTCGATTCGAGTCCTACACAAGATATATGAAACTCGAACATGTTAACATCAGTTGAATAATTAAATGTTCattatttaaactaaaaaaaggttatattaaaaaattaaaaagttaatgtcttttcaattaaattaaaagtttATTTCGAAATCCTTTTAAGGGATTAATTACATTTCAATAGAATTCAGagcttatattttttaaaaaacaattatagaaattaattgtAAATTCAGATTAATCTAGAGGTCACTTTTAACCTTTTAAAtgatgattgttttttttttttttatcaaatattgCATTTTTATAATCTAAGAAAGTTTTTAATCGGTGCAAATGGATTGGATTGGTTGATCATATTAGTTGGGTTGAATGAGATAAATGAGTCAACTATGTTAATCATATGATAAAAGGTGATTCACTTGTTCTCATCGCTCTCGTCAATCAGTCCCTAAGTCAATATGGAGAAGATAAattacggatgactactagccattaataCAGATGATAAGACATAGCTAGTAACCATGTTATAATGGATAGTGACGAATCCAGACAAAAAAGAAAGAGGATGCTCGAGAGCTGGAGCTTGTTTTCCTTCTCGCTATCCCTCGAATTGTAGCATATTGGTGGAATTTTCCGGAAGCAAGGGAGTACTCAAGCACACCCTGCTCTCCCTAGATCCGTCACTGATAATAAATAGTACTTACAATGAGTGAGACATGATATTTCTGATTTATCCCATTCCAAAATATATAGGGTCAATCGTAAAGGATAGTTAAGATGACACTTCACATTTTTACCAATAAATAAGGATATATTACTAATGCCGGACATATTGAtcaaattgactaaattatttgaGCTAGACAGGCCAAGCTTGAGACGAAGGTGGACTGAACTGATCCGATAAGATGAACCAATTGAGTTAGTCATGTTGATTTGAGCGGGCAAATGAGCAAGCAAGTCAAACATTTCTTGTCGCTTCTAGTTTACTGGATTAGGTTGCAATGAattgaataatataaaaatattaatatttaagtttaaattttaaaaatatatgtgatatttaaaattattttaaaatataaataattttaattattcgaAATAAATTCGAACTAGACTTCTTCGATAAGAACTATAATTCCAGTTTAAGCTATTGGACAGtcgatttaaattaaaattacgtaaaaataattaaaatttaatttaagttcaaTCCGTGAATGATTCTTGAGtaattaaagaaaatattataaatttgaatACTACTTGAAAATTTATTATCCTGTCCGAAAATTATAAAGAAAGTTAGTTGAGAATGTAATTTTTCAGTTAATCTCATGAAGACTCTGTTTTGATCTGTAATATAAGAATATCAGTGATCCTGTGGCAAGATCGGGGGGCCCTCATAAGGGAAAGGCCGACGACACGTGGAGATCGACAGTCAATGGAGGGGTCAACCCCCTGTGCTCGAGGAGCGAGTAGGACATGCCGAGCACCAGGCAATAGCCCTTACCCGAAAGAATAACCATTTGGTCGGGCGCCAAGGAAGGAAGGAGCCTAGAGCCGAGCGGATAATCCGTTCGGTCGCGAGACAACGCACGAATGAAGGCCGAGCCGTTTGCCCGCTCGGCCAAGGTCTCAGGCGATgcgagccgagcggaagggcgaCCCTCAGTCTTCTCGGACGGGCGATCACCTACGTCGGACTAAAGACGAGCGCTATGGCCGAGCGGCTGGATGGTCGATCCGGGAAGAGGGAGTCAAAGAATAGGAGACAGTGTGGACGTCATctcagtaacccctgttgctgacaacatgTATGTTCGAAGACTAAACCATACGCAGTATGGTGTGATCGaatattctgctgtcccatcaaggagacgctcagactgtagcagcaTGGAGTCaaacatgctcttctgacaagcccatgctgcggtatggggtatgacacgtgtacacctcgggttgtgtgcaccaagctcccgTGGCTCTATATAAACGCCATCAGACTTCATCGGAGGTAGGCAATCTGAGATCTCTGGAGCCACCTTCTTGCTATTCGTtttcctgacttgagcgtcggagggtcgtcgccgggaaccccttcccggccggccggcccgacttctttgcaggatcaCCGGAAGTTCACACCAGcagtcgaagacccacgtcagcgACCGGaaagcgtcacgtgcccagcgtccgttgattcagctttcggacaggatcaatcagTATCTGGTCAGAGAAGATATCTCTGGTattgatcctccgacgctcaagttaatcATCAGAATAATAAAAGAAGGCGGAGCAATGTAGTAGTAGCACAAGTACAAGTGTGAATAATGAATAACACATACCTCCGTCGGTGCATAGACTCACTTTATATAGTACTACCATAGGCGACGTGCACACTCCTCTAAGAGCGGACATGTTTTTCCAACTGTCATATGAAAGGATacatgtcagaaaagtgtctctgacaccataccttataAGGCATACAAATCCTTGACATGATCGTATAAGCTTTTGTCGTACGATTTGCCTGTTGATCATGCCTTGTTGTTAGTGGCAATTATCTCTCAGAGGGATATTATGAAATATGGGGAGGCTCCACTGTTTgctcgagcggggtagccgcttggTTGGaaccatagtttgtagaatcgcaATCCTACGCagaatcgatttagggtcaggattGGATCGGTCaagatcggatcgtagaatcgtacgatcctaccaaaaatccttaaaatcttatcatacatgattaataattagaaaaaatactttaaaatctcatttacatataaataaataactaattttgtatatatatacaatcatttacactcaacacctcaaattacattactacatgtacaaatttaaattaacttataattcaactatcattctcttatagtaataatatttatattttcatatcataaaatgaaaaaatataaaaattttattaatacaataataataacacattcaatgtcacaaatatttccttggtttataagataattcaatttataGGCCAACAAAGCAcctaacgtatataacagaagctattgaatcctttgattcaaatatgaacgtcgaaaataatcttctaaagactggttgatgcCACATAATACTAGATAATAGGCATCTAAAAACTCATTATTTTGGGGAAaagaaatgacagaatattattgataaaaaactaactaaaaaatagttaaatatatgtttaaataatttaaaaccctaataagatgaaaaaaaatattggtgcaacatctctcaggtcaaggttgacctggttgaccaagcttgagtcttggtttgggttttgatgtttgacaatacaaggtggattgaagaagagtcaagtaggtcaaggattgaccagatacttgaatgtgaagtcctaactaggatgttaggcagattgcaaatcctggtgagtgaagccaggtgaaagacctggtgagtgaagccaggcagaagtgaaaatcctagtgagtgaagctaggtgaaagtcctggtgagtgaagccaggcagaagagaagtcctggtgagtgaagccaggcagaaaagaagtcctagtgagtgaagctaggcagattggaagtcctggtgagtgaagccagacacgagggaaaatccagatgggtcaaggttgaccagacatcaggtgaaagtccaagtaggtcaagagaatgaccgaatacttggcatgatgaaggaaagtccaagtatgtcaaaggaattgaccggatacttggcaagaggagaaaagtccaagtaagtcaaagggattgaccagacacttgatggggagtcctggcaggtcaagggagtgaccaaatgctaggcaggatgtaccaacaggtcaaggtggaccggatgttggtttgagattcttcggacttggttttgggcaaaaaccaagagctggatcaatcagtggatcgatccaggagctggatcgataagtggatcgatccaggcttttcccagcgcacagaaagcctctggatcgatcagtggatcgatccagaggtcccaatcgatcagtgaatcaattgggacgctgctgcttcccgcgataagtgctggatcgatgcgtggatcgatccaggcgtttttccatagcacagaggcgctctggatcgatccatggattgatccaaagcctccccgattgattgggagttttcgaatcgatcgggatccgaccgttgcgtcgtatctgagctgcaggcgggcgtctccttcagtatctcttcaccgattcatttcagatctctcgccagctcctccacagcgctctcaaagctcagatcgccagttcttgaaggatcttggaggtttccaagtcaagaggcggatcaaagccaagaagagaagctagggttagggttttctgtactcattataagctttgcgcttgttttttgtttccctttcctttcttcttgtattgagagtcttgtagggcttctccaccttaggtagttaccgaaaaggagtgtttcatagtggaggtgtgtgtgtgtgcgtggatccttggactagtcacctcttgtgaggtggataccaagtaaaatcccaagtgttagcgttgtatgtttttgtttcttgtatttccgctgcacatcttcaaagaaacaagcaacgtcaaccacgaagcacgcgacgagctattcacccccctctagctacttttcagtcccaacaaaaaagataataaaaaaaatatataaaatcttCTAGACATTTGAAAAGGATTTAAGTGatattttttgggtttgaaataggatagttaaggataaactttg
Coding sequences:
- the LOC122045400 gene encoding F-box protein At5g46170-like; the protein is MQTKSRVQDYFDQIPDSLLLLIFNKLADARSLGRCSAVSKRFNSLVPLVHDLFVKIDRVVPVDGDCDFASLSSPKPSNIFAHLLKLILLTILRPFHHLLSTNGRNKPLFPQVSHHSPSRVLKNFTQVHNLRIELPAGDVGKEDGVFLKWRAEFGSTLQNCIVLGGTRIEHESTSSVNLQGSVEEDNGSLPESFYTNGGLKLRVIWAISSLLAASARHYLLHQIVKEHTTLRSLVLTDADGQGTLTMGVEQLKEFREKQLAPSASSNRTQVPATKMKLRYAPYLELRERMGVQGATLIVIKPVGEGTSCGYSSSKREMEALSCGAFDGPFQAAVKALAKRRTYLLEMNGF